CCTTAATGCAAATCCCATAATCACAAATGGTAAGATTGATCTCGCGCCTTATCAGGCTGTGATCTATAAATTGTAATCCTTATGAAAACTATGATTATTAGGTGCAAAATAATGTTGATGATTTGTTTTTTACTTACAAATTGTAGCAATCAACAGGAGCAAGTAGTTGTGAGTAGCCAAGTAGTTGAAGAAGATCCGGGAGATGTACTTTACACCAATTCAACCATCATCATTCAGCCTACACAATCGCAGTTAGATAGTCTTCAACAAAAAGTAAGGTCATCAGATTTTAATATTGGTCAGGATGATTACGTGTTTTATGCAAATGCGATGTCCGGGTTCTTTTTAGATAAAAATGTGGTCAATTATACATTTTCAGGAGTCCATTCGCTCAAGTATAAAAATGCAGAAGGAAAAGTCGTGAAGTATGATCTGGAACAAAATGGGGAACTATGGCAGCTCTATTTCTTTTCACCCCAAAAAGGGTTTCAGCGAATTGATTTTTCAGATTATGAGTCAGCATTTAAGAAATTCTTCGATCAATAATCATCTGTTCTAACCAATAGGATGTTAATGTTTGCCTATTGGTTAGAACAAATGATCAGAGTACTATGACTCAATCATCTCGTGTAGATATTGTTTACTCTCTTCTTTAAAAGCTTTTCTTGGTTTCAAGCCTAATAATTGGAACATTTGATTGTCTTCATCAAAAGAAGGGTTCGGAGTGGTCAACAATTTATCTCCTGCAAAAATGGAATTTGCACCAGCCATAAAACACAGTGCTTGATCTGATACACTCATATCTGTTCTGCCGGCGCTCAGACGTACCATTGTTTTGGGCATCAAAATTCTTGCTGTAGCGATCATGCGTACCATATCCCATACATCTACTTTGGTATTATGTTCCAATGGTGTTCCCGGAATGGCTACCAATGAATTGATGGGTACACTTTCAGGATGTTCAGGCATGGTTGCCAGAGTGTGTAGCATACCTATTCTGTCTTCATGAGTTTCTCCCAATCCGATGATACCTCCACAGCAAACCGTTACACCAGCCTTGCGCACATTCTCCAGCGTTTCCAAACGGTCTTCATAAGTACGCGTAGTAATGATCTCGCCGTAATGTTCTTTGCTGGTGTCCAGGTTATGGTTGTAAGCATATAATCCTGCATCTGCTAATTTTTTGGCTTGGTCCTCAGTCAACATTCCAAGTGTACAACATACTTCCATGCCCATTTCATTGACACCTTTCACCATGTCTAATACGCGGTCAAAATCGCGGTTATCTCTTACCTCGCGCCATGC
Above is a genomic segment from Sediminibacterium sp. KACHI17 containing:
- the bioB gene encoding biotin synthase BioB; this encodes MSNDIRNNWTLEEIHDIYNTPLLELVFRAAQLHRKYNDTAEVQVCTLLSIKTGGCSEDCAYCPQAARYNTGVDVQALMKKDEVLAYAQKAKEAGSTRFCMGAAWREVRDNRDFDRVLDMVKGVNEMGMEVCCTLGMLTEDQAKKLADAGLYAYNHNLDTSKEHYGEIITTRTYEDRLETLENVRKAGVTVCCGGIIGLGETHEDRIGMLHTLATMPEHPESVPINSLVAIPGTPLEHNTKVDVWDMVRMIATARILMPKTMVRLSAGRTDMSVSDQALCFMAGANSIFAGDKLLTTPNPSFDEDNQMFQLLGLKPRKAFKEESKQYLHEMIES